The window GTGCGCGTCCCGGCGCGGAAGAGCCTCCAAACGGCCCTGGGAGTGCCGGTCTACGTCAACAATGACGTCAAGTTCATGGCCATCGCCGAGAGCCGGGCTCTCGGACATCCCGACCGGGTGATGGCCTACCTCGCCCTCCGCCGCGGGTTGGCCGGGGACATCCGCATGGGGGGGAGCATCCTGGTCGACGGGAAGCCGTTCCACGGGGGAAACGGAAACGCCGGGGCGCTTCACCGGGCGTACGTGGAGGAACAGGAACTGAAAGAAGCGCAATCGCTCTCCGCGTTCCTCGCCGATCGTCTCCTCGATCCGATCCTTCATCTCCTCCACCTGTTCGACCCGAACCGGTTGGTGATCAACGCCGGAATCCTGGGGACGGAAGAGGGGAGCAAGTTCGTGAACGAAATAAGGGAGCGAATTACGCGGGTGGGACACGAAACCCTCCCCCGGGAGTTCTCCGTCACAATGGCGAAGGATGAGAAGTTCAGTTGTGCAAAGGGAGGAGCGCTTTTCGCGCTGGAAATGGCGTTGCAACATCCGGAAGAGCTGATCGCTCAACCCTAACAAGAAAGGAGGTGATGGAAGACTCGGACACTGGCTTCACAGAACCAGCCTTACAGAACCACAAACCAAGAAGGAGGTAGAGAATGAAAAGAGCGGTTGTAGCGTTGTTGATCCTGGCGTTGGTGGGAACGATCGCCGTATTTGGACTGGCGGCGAATAAGGTAACAATAGCGGTCATCTGGAGCGGGAAGGAACTGGAGGCGTTCGAGAGTGCTCTCGTCCCGTTTGAGAACCAGACCGGCATCGACGTGGTCGTGGAAAGCATCGGCCGTGACCTTCCGACGGTTCTGGCCACCCGTGTGGCCGCCGGAAATCCGCCGGATATGGCAGCGATGCCCAACCCCGGGCAGATGAAGGAGTTCGTCGCCAAGGGGGCGCTCGTCCCGCTGGACGACCTCTCCAATCTCGCCGATTCGGCAAAGGCGTTTGTTGATCTGGCTACGGTGAACGACCACGTGTACGGGGTGTTCATCTCCGCCGACCTGAAGAGCCTTGTCTGGTACGATCCCAAGGTGTTCAAGGCGCATGGGTATACCGTGCCGAAGAGCTGGCCGGAGCTGATCGAGCTGTGCAACAAGATCGTCGCCGACGGCGGAACCCCGTGGTCGATCGGGCTCGAGTCGGGAGCGGCGAGTGGATGGCCGGGGACCGACTGGATCGAGGACATCATGCTCCGCACTGCCGGCCCTGACCTCTACGATAAGTGGGTCAACCACGAGATTCCGTGGACCCATCCAGCGGTGAAGAAGGCGTTCCAGTACTTCGGACAGATCGCCCTCAACGACAAGTACGTCTACGGTGGGACGACCGGCGAGCTGCTGACCAACTTCGGCGACGCCGGGAACCCGCTGTTCACCAACCCGCCGGGGGCGTACATGATGAAGCAGGCTACCTTCATTCAGTCGTTCATCAAGAAGGCAAATCCGGACCTGGTTGCGGGTGAAGACTACGATGTATTCGTCTTCCCGCCGATCTCGCCGGTCTTCGGGACCCCGATGCTCGGTGCCGGTGACCTGATCAGTGCGTTCAAGGACACCCCTGAAGTGCGCGCATTGGCCAACTACCTCGCCTCAGCGCAGGCGCAGGAGATCTGGTGCAAGGCGCTCGGGAAGCTGGCGATCAACACCAAGGTCGACCCGTCCATCTATCCGGATCCGGTGACCGCGAAGGCGGCGCAGCTGCTTGCCAATGCGTCTGCATTCCGGTTCGACGGCTCGGATATGATGCCGGCAGCGGTCGGCGCCGGGACCTTCTGGAGCGGTGTGCTCGACTACGTCAGCGGAATCCCGCTTGATACGGTTCTCGCAAACATCGAGGCAAGCGCGAAAGAGGCCTACGGGAAGTAGACAAATCGGTTATCGGGAGCCCGGCTAACCCCGGGCTCCCTTCCTTTGCAGGAGGGCGGACATGCGTACCAATCGACTCACCCCATGGTTGTACATCGCCCCGGTGCTGTTGTTGCTCGGCATCTTTCTCCTCTATCCATCGATCGAGACGTTCCGGATCTCGTTTTTTGGCCCGAGTTCGAAGAATTTCGTCGGGTTCGCCAACTACATCTACGCGTTCACCAATCCGGTGATGAGGACCGCATTCCGCAATAACGCGCTGTGGGTGGTGGTATTCACCTCCTTTACAGTTGGTTTCGGCCTCATCCTCGCCGTGCTGCTCGACCGTGTGCGCTACGAGAAGATTATCAAGTCCATCATCTTCATCCCGATGGCAATCTCATTCGTCGGAGCCGGCGTCATCTGGAAGTTCGTCTACGCGTATCGTCCCCCCGGCGCTCCCCAAATCGGCCTGCTGAATGAAATCGTCACTGTATTTGGGGGGAAACCGATCGGGTGGCTGATCGACCGCCCATGGGTGAACAACCTATGTCTCATCCTCGTGGGGATATGGGTTTGGACAGGATTCTGCATGGTCGTCCTCTCGGCGGCGTACAAGGGGATTCCTAAAGAGCTGATGGAAGCAGCACGGATCGACGGAGCAACCGAGTGGCAGGTATTCTGGCGGGTGATAATCCCGCTCCTTAAACCAACCATGGCTGTTGTAGCGACGACGATGGTGGTGTTCGTGCTCAAGGTGTTCGACATCGTCTACGTAATGACGAACGGAAACTACTCAACTGAGGTGATTGCTAACCGCATGTACAAGGAGATGTTCGCCTGGTCGAATTATGGACACGCAAGCGCAATCGCAATCGTCCTGCTTTTGCTCATCATCCCGATGATGATCATCAACATCCGGCGGTTCCGGGAACAGGAGGCGATGCGATGATGAAACTTCTCAAACGCGCCTTGCCCCGGACAACGCTTCACGCGGTGATCATCGGGATCGCCCTCATCTGGATGCTCCCCACGGTCGGACTCCTCATCACCTCGTTCCGCTCGCCACAGGATGTGGCCCACACCGGCTGGTGGACGACCCTCGCCCATCCGTTCAATTTCACCCAGTACACGCTGCACAACTACGAGACGGTGATCACTAAAAACGGCATGGGGAGGGCATTCATTAATAGTTTAATCATCACCATCCCGTCCACGATCCTTCCCGTTCTGCTCGCTGCGTTTGCCGCCTATGCGTTCGCATGGATGAAGTTTCCGGGGAGAAAAACGCTGTTCATGGTCGTAGTGGCCCTGCTGGTGATCCCGCTGCAGATGACGTTCATCCCGGTATTGCGCATATTTAACTGGCTGCATCTTTCAGGTACGTTTCCGGGAATCTGGCTTGCCCATACGAGCTACGGGCTTCCGTTAACCGTCTATCTGCTGCACAACTTCATCGCCGGGCTCCCCCGTGATCTGTTCGACTCAGCGGCGATCGACGGGGCGTCAACCTTGCAGACCTTCTTCCGCCTTGTCATCCCTCTGTCCGTCCCGGCAATCGCGTCGGTGGTGATCTTCCAGTTCATCTGGGTGTGGAACGACCTGCTCGTTGCACTGATCTACTTAGGGGGGTTCAGGAGTGTAGCTCCACTCACACTGCAGGTGGCAAACCTTGTCGGCTCCCGCGGTCAGGATTGGGAACTGTTGACCGCAGCCGCGTTCGTTTCCATGGCCCTCCCCTTGTTCGTCTTCTTCTCCCTCCAGCGCTACTTCGTGCGAGGGATCCTCGCCGGGTCGGTAAAGGGATGATAATGCCCACTTATGGCAGGGTAAGGCGTCTCTGCACCTTCAGACCGGTCAGAGGCGTCTCAACCTCTCCAAAGCCCGTTCCATCGGGGTGATGAAGATCCCGATCGCGTAATCACTGATTCCTCCCACCCAGATCAGCTGGTCCTCGTATTGCACAAGGCCGTTTCCAAAGATTGTTTGCGGCCTGTCACCGTAAGATTCATTTAGGCCCTTAGGCGCAAGGAGATAATCACTTACTGCTCGTACATACCCTTCTTGATCGACAAGGGCGAGTCCATTCCGGTAAGCTTGATCTTCCCGTGCGGCTCCGTGCCAGCCTACCAAATACTCACCCCCTTCCATCATCAATGCATTAGTAGACCAGCCCACTCGCGATTCCCACCTCTCCGGTACAAGGACCGGGGTCATAGAGTTCTCAGGGATGAGGTAGTCTTCAAGATCGGCGTCACCCCGCCAACAGAGGGCTAGTTCCCCAACCTGCGGCCGCCACAAAAGCACTGCTTTCTCGCTACCAGGTGAGAGAAGAGCGCTGTCCTTGGCAGACGGAGTAAACACCTCAGCTTTGTCCTTTCCACAAATTGAGAAATACCTGCGTGCCCGAAGTTCAAGAGAAGGAGAGAACCTAGCTATCCCCTGCACAGGCTTTATACTGACTTTATGATCCTTGTCGTACTGCCCTGCCCCGGTGTAGAGAATGTAAACCTCTCCACCCCACATCATGACCCGGGGATCCTCACACCCGGGGCCGAATTCCCACGTCTCCCCTGGCCAGAGGATAATCTGTGTACTTAATGGTTTGGATATCTGCCCCTGCAAAACTTGGTCAATGGGTACATCGAACACCCCAATGCTGGAGGTGTAGGTATAGTAGTCAAAGATCAAGCGAGGGAAGATTAAAAGTCGCCCGTCCTTAAGTGCAGCACCAGGATTAAAGGCAGCAATAGGTGTGGGGCGCAGATAATTCTTTACCACCAAATCAGTGGGCCCGATGTAAAACCGCTTATCAAAGATGTCATCCACCTTAGGACGGCGTACTCCCTGTAACTTATGGAGAGCATTTTGTGCCTTCCTCCGCAACCTCTTCTCCGCTGCCCCTTCCTTGGCGATCATCCTTACCCTGTTTCTCCTTTTTTGCTTCCGTTGTTGTAAGATAGCGGCGCATTCTACATCGTACCTTCCGGTTCATCAACAATCTTCTACGGTGAAGACTTGGCGATAGCAAGGTTAATGCATTTATCTGCCCCGCCATAGTAGAGATACCAATCGTTACCCTTTTTCACCAACCCTGATGCGAAGACTACGTTAGAAATCTGACCGGACCGTTCCCACTTTTCACTTGGTTCCAGGATCGGCTGATCGGTTCGTTTAAGAATCTGAGTGGGATCTCGTTTAGAAAAGAGTACGGCTCCCACTTTATACGTAATATCGTTATTCCATCCATTGTAGATGAGAAGTATTCCTTGGTCGGTTACGATTGGTGGAGGGCCAGGCTCTATCCCCCGGCTATCAAAATGTCCTGATCTTGGTCGCATGACCGGCTCGGGCGCAACCTTCCAGTGGAGAAGATCGTTGGAATAGGCGATCCAAATATTGGAATCGCCAAAGTACATCACGTACTCCCCGTTGATCTTCTGTGGCACAATGGCGCCGGACTTACTCCACGGCCAGGGGATGATGACCCCGTGCTTCTCCCAATGGGTGAGGTCCTTAGATGTAGCTAGAGCGAGCTTAGCCCGATAGCCGTTGTAAGCCGTGTACGTCATATAGTAGGTATCCCCAAACTTCACTACTCGAGGATCCTCACAGCCTCCCCAGATCTCATACGGCTCAGTTGGCGAGAGCACCGGTTCCGGACGACGTGTGAAGTTGATTCCGTCCACGCTTTTCGCAAGGCCTATCCTGGAGGTTCCGTTATGATCCTGCGCCCGATACAACATGCAAAATGTATGGTCTTTCAGAATAACCGCGGGATTGAACACCGCCCAGGATTCAAATCCGTCCCCTTGCGGAGTCAGGATAGGATTACCCGCGTATTTGGTAAACGGACCCGGGGCCCAATCCAAAGTGGCGGAAGGAGACTGAACCGCGGCAGCTCCAAGTTCAGAACCGACAATGAACAAAGCAAGAGTAAAGGCCAGCATGAGGAGACGGTACATGCGCTTACCTTTAAGGGCGTAAAAAGCTTTAATTAACATATACACAATGTGATTCTTACTGTAATTCTGTTGCACTGATAACCACCTCTTTTTGTTCGGGATTAATAACAAAAGCAAAAGCCTGCTTATGTTGATCATTCATAGTGCGAAAATTTCCACTTAGGTAGCTCACATAAAAATAGCGAGAGCTTCTCTTCAATAGACCACTCATTGTTTGATTCCACTTAAGTGAAACCCCTCGACAAAGTAGCGTTGGAAAATAATGTAGATAATTAAGACAGGGATGATGCTCATCACGGTTCCGGCAAGAATCATGCTCCACACGCTTCCCGTTACAGATTGATAGTAGTGTAGAAAAAAGTTTAGCCCCACAGGGAGGGTGTACTTTTCGGCGTTGGTGAGGACGACCATCGGCCAGAAGAATTCGTTCCAAGAACCTTGAAAGGTGAGAATGGAGACAGCGGCGATAGCCGGCATGGACAGGGGAAGAACGATCCGCGTGTAGATTTGGAATGTATTAGCTCCATCGATGCGGGCGGCTTCCTCGATCTCCCGCGGAATTGATTCCATGAACTGTTTGATCATAAACACAGCGCTGGTGGAGACCAAACTGGGCAAGAAGAGAGCCCATAAAGTGTTGAGAAAGGTCTTCATCCCCAAGAGTCGGGAAAGACCGAATACTCCGTCGCGAACTACAAGGTAGTTGGAGATATATGTTACCTGACCGGGGACCATCATCGTAAAAATGACGAAGAAGAAAAGAAAGTTTTTCCCCGGGAAGCGAAGGCGCGAGAGGGCATAACCGGCCATGGTAGCGGTTATTGCCGTAATCACGATACGCAAAGCGGCAACAAGGAGTGAATTGAGGATCCAACGGGGAAAGAGGTTCGATCCTCCCGCTCCCTTATAAGTTGTCAGAGCACGAATGTAGTGATTGAATATATATCCGATCGCACCTGGGACCACGTTTTTCCAGGTCAGATATGTTCCACTTATCCGTGAACTTACTGAGTCCGGAGGCAACGTGGCACGCACAAATTTAGCCCCCTTTGTGCCAATTACTGCTAGCGGAAGGACAGGATAAGTCTTATCCCCTTGGTGGGTGAGGATAACGTGATAGGCAATCTCCACCCCATCATGAGAGGGCTTTTTTTGCACCTCAACCACGTTTACTTTTGTTGCGGGGATGGGACTAGGCATCCCTGATTCATACGGCGGCGCCAAGAGCTGCACCCGGGGCAGAGGCGGCGTACCGGAACTTTCGGGATACCGGAAGGTTACTCCCAGCTCCACTTGGCCTCCTGGAGCCCAACCACCGCTCCAACCGCTTTTCCCACCTTGAATACCAAGCTTCCAAGCAGCAACCCAGTTAGGGGGCCAGAGCCGTGGTGCGGAAACACTAGGAGGCCAAGCTAGGGGATTATTGCGGAACGAAGAGATAAAGGCGTAAAAAAGCGGAGTGATCATAAATCCCGCAAGGATAATAAGCAGGGAATAAACAATAATTTTCCGTGCGATGTGCCGCCGGGCCAACCAACGCGCATCTACTTGATAAAACTGCCCTCTATAGTTGACGGTAGCAAGTTCTTGCTTATTTTTGCTCATGAGTACCAACTTTTCTCGGAGAACCCAAATTTACGCTGGATAAGTACGACAACAAGCGTCAGAGCGGCTAATACAAGAGCGGCTGCGGATGCCATTCCCACCTTGGGCAAGCCTCCTGAACCGAACACCGCCCAGTATGTGTAGTATGCAAGGGTGATGACCGATTCCAGTGGTGCTACCCCTGCCGTGATCGCTGCTTGGTCGAACATCTGGATCGTACCGATCAATCCGAGGGTAATCACCAAGAACATAACTGGCCGGATAGCAGGCACCGTGACATAGCGTAATTTCTGCCACGGGCTTGCTCCATCAAGATCAGCCACTTCGTAAAGTTCTTGTGGCACATCTTGAAGACCAGCAAGGAACAGGATCATCATCGTTGGGGTAGTGGTCCAGATGTTAAGCATCATGATGGAAAGGAGGGGTAGGGGAATGCCTAAAACTGTCTGCCGCGTCGTCAGCCATGGGATCATCACCTCGTGCATCGGGTAAGTGCGTATCACTCCAAAATGCCCCAAGACGATGCTAGCAACCGTTCCTGTTAAGAGGCTGATTCCAAGGATGGCCGGATCCATAATCCGCACTGGCAGCCCATGTCGTCGTTCTATAAACACCTGAACCCATTGAGCAAGGATAACCACCCCTAGCCCCACAAGGATCAATGGCCAGTAGTGACCGATTTGAGTGAGTAACCAGTTTATCGCCCCCCGTCGGTTGACCAACCAAATGAAAATGAGGGTTATTGCTACACTGGAGGCAACCGAGGGGACATAGTAGGAAGCGCGAAAGAACGTCAAGCCGCGGATCTTCTGATTAAGCACCAGGGCCAACAGCAGGGCGAGGAACGTTTGAGTAGCTGTGACAATTCCGGCATAGAGCAAACTATGAGTGAGCGCGAGAACGAAGCGATAATCACTAAATAAGTGTACGTAGTTACCAAAACCAACAAATTTTGTGATCCTGAAGAGGTTGTAATCCGTAAAGCTGAAATAAACTGTGCGAATAAACGCGTACAAGAAGGCAACAGCAAGCGTGAATAAAAGCGGGAGAAGGAAGATAAAAGCAGAAGCCCACTCTCCTCTTCTTTTCATTCCGCCCCTTCTTTGGAAAAAGGGGAGGCCACAAGGCCTCCCCAGAGACTCTTATTACTTGGATTCCTGGATCGTTTTGTTCAGCTTCACAGCCGCCTCGTCCATCGCATCATCAACGCTGGCCTGCCCCTGCATGATGAGGGTGAGGGCCTCATTGACTGGGCTCATGTAATCCCCGCCGATCTTCCCAAAGTTGAACGGGACAGTGCCGGGAAGGCCTGTCGCCTGGAAGACCGTCTTCGTCGCCTGAGCAAACGGGTCGGTCTTCTGGAAGAACGGACTATTGAGGAGGGCCTTCCGTGACGGGATAGCATGACCGGATTCGAGGATGTAAGTTTGCACCTCTGGACTGGTCAGGGCTTCGATCACCTTGAACACAAGGTCGGGTCGACCGGAGGGTGGGTTCTTGGGCATTGCATACCCAACCGTAAACAGATAGTTCCCCCGCGGACCGCCCGCCCACACGGTCGGCAAGTAGGCGGTGCCAAAGTTGAGAGTGGGGTTTTCATTGCGAATCGGTGGGATAAGCCAACCTCCCTCCAAACAGACCGCGGCTTTCTCAGCAATAAAGGCCGCACCAGGCCACCCTTTTCCAATATCAGAAGAGGTGGCAGCGATTTTCATCCGGTTGAAGCTGGTATACCAATCAGCCGCTTCCTTCGCTGCTGCTAGATCAAACGGTGCGGATCCATCATCCTTAAGTAGC is drawn from Candidatus Bipolaricaulota bacterium and contains these coding sequences:
- a CDS encoding sugar ABC transporter permease, whose amino-acid sequence is MKRRGEWASAFIFLLPLLFTLAVAFLYAFIRTVYFSFTDYNLFRITKFVGFGNYVHLFSDYRFVLALTHSLLYAGIVTATQTFLALLLALVLNQKIRGLTFFRASYYVPSVASSVAITLIFIWLVNRRGAINWLLTQIGHYWPLILVGLGVVILAQWVQVFIERRHGLPVRIMDPAILGISLLTGTVASIVLGHFGVIRTYPMHEVMIPWLTTRQTVLGIPLPLLSIMMLNIWTTTPTMMILFLAGLQDVPQELYEVADLDGASPWQKLRYVTVPAIRPVMFLVITLGLIGTIQMFDQAAITAGVAPLESVITLAYYTYWAVFGSGGLPKVGMASAAALVLAALTLVVVLIQRKFGFSEKSWYS
- a CDS encoding family 43 glycosylhydrolase → MLAFTLALFIVGSELGAAAVQSPSATLDWAPGPFTKYAGNPILTPQGDGFESWAVFNPAVILKDHTFCMLYRAQDHNGTSRIGLAKSVDGINFTRRPEPVLSPTEPYEIWGGCEDPRVVKFGDTYYMTYTAYNGYRAKLALATSKDLTHWEKHGVIIPWPWSKSGAIVPQKINGEYVMYFGDSNIWIAYSNDLLHWKVAPEPVMRPRSGHFDSRGIEPGPPPIVTDQGILLIYNGWNNDITYKVGAVLFSKRDPTQILKRTDQPILEPSEKWERSGQISNVVFASGLVKKGNDWYLYYGGADKCINLAIAKSSP
- a CDS encoding extracellular solute-binding protein — protein: MKRAVVALLILALVGTIAVFGLAANKVTIAVIWSGKELEAFESALVPFENQTGIDVVVESIGRDLPTVLATRVAAGNPPDMAAMPNPGQMKEFVAKGALVPLDDLSNLADSAKAFVDLATVNDHVYGVFISADLKSLVWYDPKVFKAHGYTVPKSWPELIELCNKIVADGGTPWSIGLESGAASGWPGTDWIEDIMLRTAGPDLYDKWVNHEIPWTHPAVKKAFQYFGQIALNDKYVYGGTTGELLTNFGDAGNPLFTNPPGAYMMKQATFIQSFIKKANPDLVAGEDYDVFVFPPISPVFGTPMLGAGDLISAFKDTPEVRALANYLASAQAQEIWCKALGKLAINTKVDPSIYPDPVTAKAAQLLANASAFRFDGSDMMPAAVGAGTFWSGVLDYVSGIPLDTVLANIEASAKEAYGK
- a CDS encoding sugar ABC transporter permease produces the protein MRTNRLTPWLYIAPVLLLLGIFLLYPSIETFRISFFGPSSKNFVGFANYIYAFTNPVMRTAFRNNALWVVVFTSFTVGFGLILAVLLDRVRYEKIIKSIIFIPMAISFVGAGVIWKFVYAYRPPGAPQIGLLNEIVTVFGGKPIGWLIDRPWVNNLCLILVGIWVWTGFCMVVLSAAYKGIPKELMEAARIDGATEWQVFWRVIIPLLKPTMAVVATTMVVFVLKVFDIVYVMTNGNYSTEVIANRMYKEMFAWSNYGHASAIAIVLLLLIIPMMIINIRRFREQEAMR
- a CDS encoding carbohydrate ABC transporter permease, producing MKLLKRALPRTTLHAVIIGIALIWMLPTVGLLITSFRSPQDVAHTGWWTTLAHPFNFTQYTLHNYETVITKNGMGRAFINSLIITIPSTILPVLLAAFAAYAFAWMKFPGRKTLFMVVVALLVIPLQMTFIPVLRIFNWLHLSGTFPGIWLAHTSYGLPLTVYLLHNFIAGLPRDLFDSAAIDGASTLQTFFRLVIPLSVPAIASVVIFQFIWVWNDLLVALIYLGGFRSVAPLTLQVANLVGSRGQDWELLTAAAFVSMALPLFVFFSLQRYFVRGILAGSVKG
- a CDS encoding extracellular solute-binding protein; this encodes MRKVLLALAAVLLLAGVGFAEGTVTIHVAGYSGDTPLMQDVLARFVNGKIPGVQVVWEPITEDYRAYVLRTLSAGTAADILYMDSFWAKQVVSTGMIQPLDEFMDKSTILKKGDLIPALANAFTFDGKIYAVSKDFNSLVVFYNKDMFDAMGVPYPDNNDTWATLLAKIAQVNNPGEWYGACINPDAARFLPFAFAAGMPLLKDDGSAPFDLAAAKEAADWYTSFNRMKIAATSSDIGKGWPGAAFIAEKAAVCLEGGWLIPPIRNENPTLNFGTAYLPTVWAGGPRGNYLFTVGYAMPKNPPSGRPDLVFKVIEALTSPEVQTYILESGHAIPSRKALLNSPFFQKTDPFAQATKTVFQATGLPGTVPFNFGKIGGDYMSPVNEALTLIMQGQASVDDAMDEAAVKLNKTIQESK
- a CDS encoding carbohydrate ABC transporter permease; translated protein: MSKNKQELATVNYRGQFYQVDARWLARRHIARKIIVYSLLIILAGFMITPLFYAFISSFRNNPLAWPPSVSAPRLWPPNWVAAWKLGIQGGKSGWSGGWAPGGQVELGVTFRYPESSGTPPLPRVQLLAPPYESGMPSPIPATKVNVVEVQKKPSHDGVEIAYHVILTHQGDKTYPVLPLAVIGTKGAKFVRATLPPDSVSSRISGTYLTWKNVVPGAIGYIFNHYIRALTTYKGAGGSNLFPRWILNSLLVAALRIVITAITATMAGYALSRLRFPGKNFLFFFVIFTMMVPGQVTYISNYLVVRDGVFGLSRLLGMKTFLNTLWALFLPSLVSTSAVFMIKQFMESIPREIEEAARIDGANTFQIYTRIVLPLSMPAIAAVSILTFQGSWNEFFWPMVVLTNAEKYTLPVGLNFFLHYYQSVTGSVWSMILAGTVMSIIPVLIIYIIFQRYFVEGFHLSGIKQ
- a CDS encoding ROK family transcriptional regulator, which codes for MREGVVGTQGSRKLVTRNLARIFCVLREGSPLTKNEICARLGLSRPTVDRAIARLMEAGFVRQDGFGPSAGGRRAILYTIDPHARYTVGVDLEIPELNIVVSGLDGNAVVAKQMHVPSQIVVDPHAALDFVAKSIEDALSAVGIAPSRTVGLGLGAPAFLQGDTITIAGRNLPHWVRVPARKSLQTALGVPVYVNNDVKFMAIAESRALGHPDRVMAYLALRRGLAGDIRMGGSILVDGKPFHGGNGNAGALHRAYVEEQELKEAQSLSAFLADRLLDPILHLLHLFDPNRLVINAGILGTEEGSKFVNEIRERITRVGHETLPREFSVTMAKDEKFSCAKGGALFALEMALQHPEELIAQP